AGAAGTTTTGTATAAATGTATCGCCATGCTATTaagtattttgatttaagttcttttctttctaaGAGGTGGAATAGAATAACCCGGTTGAAGCGTAATGATCATACGTCTGTAATGCATTGTATGTCCCAGAATAGGTCCCATTCTTTTAACCTTTCCGGGGAGTCGATGACTATTCATAGCTATTACCTTGACACCAAAGAAGAGTTCGACCCAATGCTTTATTTCTGTCCTAGTTGATCCTGATTCGACATTAAAAGTATATTGATTTTTCCCCAATAACCGAATACTTTTGTCTGTAAATACTGCATATTTGATTCCATCCATAAATCGATTTTcttccctatgagttctagtcTCAATAAGAATGCTAGTTCTTACTGTTCATATGTTATGTTATGATATGAATATACCACACCAATTCGTTATGTATAGATGATGAGAAGATTCCATTGATACAGAGCCAATTCCAATAGACTTATTGGAGGGTCCCATTGGCGTGCATCCAGTAGGAATTGAACCTACGAATTCGCCAATTATGAGTTGGGCGCTTTAACCATTCAGCCATGGATGCTTAGTGGGGATCCTCGTACATGGTGAATAACCAAATTCCAATTGAAATGAAATCTTTAGGATAAATCAATGCAATTTAGGAGGAATCAATGAAAGGACATCAATTCAAATCCTGGATTTTCGAATTGAGAGAAATAGTGAGAGAGATCAAGAATTCTCACTATTTCTTAGATTCATGGACCCAAATCAATTCAGTGGGATCtttcattcatatttttttccacCAAGAACGTTTTAGAAAACTCTTGGACCCTCGAATTTTTAGTATCCTACTTTTGCGCAATTCACAGGGTTCAACAAGCAATCGATATTTCACGATCAAGGGTGTAGTACTATTTGTAGTAGCGGCCCTTCTATATCGTATTAACAATCGAAATATGGTCGAAAGCAAAAATCTCTATTTGAAAGGGCTTCTTCCTATACCTATGAATTCCATTGGACCCAGAAATGATACATCGGAAGAATCTTTTGGGTCTTCCAATATCAATAGGTTGATTGTTTCGCTCCTGTAttttacaaaaggaaaaaagatcTCTGAGAGCTGTTTCCGGGATCCGAAAGAGAGTACTCGGGTTCTCCCAATAACTAAAAAGTGTATCATGCCTGAATCTAACTGGAGTTCGCGGTGGTGGAGGAACTGGATCGGAAAAAAGAGggatttttgttgtaagatATCTAATGAAACCGTCGCTGGAATTGATATCTCATTTAAAgagaaagatatcaaatatctggagtttctttttgtatattatatggaTGATCCGATCCGCAAGGGCCATGATTGGGAATTGTTTGATCGTCTTTCTCCGAATAAGAGGCGAAACATAATCAACTTGAATTCGGGACAGCTATTCGAAATCTTAGTGAAAGACTGGATTTGTTATCTCATGTTTGCTTTTCGTGAAAAAATACCAATTGAAGTGGAGGGTTTCTTCAAACAACAAGGAGCTGGGTCAACTATTCAATCAAATGATATTGAGCATGTTTCCCATCTCTTCTCGAGAAACAAGCGGGCTATTTCTTTGCAAAATTGTGCTCAATTTCATATGTGGCAATTCCACCAAGATCTCTTCGTTAGTTGGGGGAAGAATCCGCACGAATCGGATTTTTTGAGGAAAATATCGAGAGAGAATTGGATTTGGTTAGACAATGTGTGGTTGGTAAACAAGGATAGATTTTTTAGCAAGGTACGAAATGTATCGTCAAATATTCAATATGATTCTACAAGATCTAGTTTCGTTCAAGTAACGGATTCTAGCCAATTGAACGGATCTTCTGATCAATTCATAGATCCTTTCGATTCCATTAGTAATGAGGATTCGGAATATCACTATCACACATTGATCAATCAAAGAGAGATTCAACAACTAAAAGAAAGATCGATTCTTTGGGATCCTTCCTTTATTCAAACGGAAGGAAGAGAGATAGAATCAGACCGATTCCCTAAATACCTTTCTGGATATTCCTCAATGCCCCGGCTATTCACGGAACGTGAAAAGCGAATGAATAATCATCTGCTTCCGGAAGAAAGCgaagaatttttttggaattctacAAGAGCCATTCGTTCTTTTTTCTCTGACAGATGGTCAGAACTTCATCTGGGTTCGAATCCTACTGAGAGGTCCACTAGGGATCAGAAATTGTTGAAGAAAGAACAAGATGTTTCTTTTGTCCCTTCCAGGCGatcggaaaataaagaaatagttaatatattcaAGATAATTACGTATTTACAAAATACCGTCTCAATTCATCCTATTTCATCAGATCTGGGATGTGATACGGTTCCGAAGGATGAACTGGATATGGACAGTTCCAATAAGATTTCATTCTTGaacaaaaatccatttttttatttatttcatctaTTCCATGAACGGAAGAGGGGGGGATACACGTTACGCCACGATTTTGAGTCAGAAGAGAGATTTCAAGAAATGGCAGATCTATTCACTCTATCAATAACCGAGCCGGATCTGGTGTATCATAAGGGATTTGCCTTTTCTATTGATTCCTACGGATTGGATCAAAGACAATTCTTGAAGGAGGTTTTCAACTCCAGGgatgaattgaaaaagaaatctTTATTGGTTCTACCTCctattttttatgaagaaaatgaatcttTTTATCGAAGGATCAGAAAAAATTGGGTCCGGATCTCCTGCGGGAATTTTTTTGAagatccaaaaccaaaagagTGGTATTTGCTAGCAACAACATAATGGAGGCAGTCAATCAATATAGATTGATCCGAAATCTGATTCAAATCCAATTCCAATATAGTCCCTATGGGTACATAAGAAATGTATTGAAtcgattctttttaatgaagagACCTGATCGCAACTTCGAATATGGAATTCAAAGGGATCTAATAGGAAATGATACTCTGAATCATAGAACTATAATGAAAGATACGATCAACCAACAtttatcgaatttgaaaaagagtcagaagaaatggttcgatcctcttatttttctttctcgaaCCGAGAGATCCATAAATCGGGATCCTAATGCATATAGATACAAATGGTCCAATGGGAGCAAGAATTTCCAGGAGCATTTGAAACATTTCGTTTCTGAGCGGAAGAGCCGTTTTCAAGTAGTGTTCGATCGATTATGTATTAATCAATATTCGATTGATTGGTCTGAGgttattgataaaaaagattTGTCTAAGTCACTTCGTTTCTTTTTGTCCAAGTTACTTCGTTTTTTGTCCAAGTTACTTCTCTTTTTGTCTAACTCacttccttttttctttgtgaGTTTCGAGAATATCCCCATTCATAGGTCTGAGATCCACATCTATGAATTGAAAGGTCCGAACGATCAACCCTGCAATCAGTTGTTAGAATCAATAGGTCTTCAAAtcgttcattttaaaaaattgaaaccctTTTTATTGGATGATCATAATACTTCTCAAAAATCGAAATTCTTGATCAATGGAGGAACAATATCACCATTTTTGTTCAATAAGATACCAAAGTGGATGATTGACTCATTCCATACTAGAAAGAATCGCAGGAAATCTTTTGATAACACGGATTCCTATTTCTCAATCGTATCCCACGATCAAGACAATTGGCTGAATCCCGTGAAACCATTTCAGAGAAGTTCAttgatatcttctttttctaaagCAAATCGACTTCGATTCTTGAATAATCCACATCACTTCTGCTTCTATTGTAACAAAAGATTCCCTTTTTATGTGGAAAAGGCCCGTCTCAATAATTCTGATTTTACGTATGGACAATTCCTCACTATCTTGTTCAttcacaacaaaatattttcttcgtgtggtggtaaaaaaaaacatgctttTTTGGAGAGAGATACTATTTCACCTTCGTCAATCGAGTCACAGGTATCTAACATATTCATATCTAACGATTTTCCACAAAGTGGTGACGAAAGGTATAACTTGTACAAATCTTTCCATTTTCCAATTCGATCCGATCCATTAGTTCGTAGAGCTATTTACTCGATTGCAGACATTTCTGGAACACCTCTAATAGAGGGACAAAGAGTAAATTTGGAAAGAACGTATTGTCAAACTCTTTCAGATATGAATCTATCCGATTCAGAAGAGAAGAGCTTGCATCAGTATCTCAATTTCAATTCAAACGTGGGTTTGATTCACACTCCATGTTCTGAGAAATATTTACAGAGGAAAAAACGGAGTCTTTGCCTAAAAAAATGCGTTGACAAAGGGCAGATGGATAGAACCTTTCAACGAGATAGTGCTTTTTCAACTCTCTCAAAATGGAATCTATTCCAAACATATATGCCATGGTTCTTTACTTCGACAGGGtacaaatatctaaatttgatatttttagatattttttcagACCTATTGCGGATACTAAGTAGCAGTCAAAAATTTGTATCCATTTTTCATGATATTATGTATGGATTAGATATATCATGGCGAATTCTTCAGAAAAAATTGTGTCTTCCACAAAGGAATCTGATAAGTGAGATTTCGAGTAAGTCTTTACATAATCTTCTTCTGTCCGAAGAAATGATTCATCGAAATAATGAGTCATCGTTGATATCGACACATCTGAGATCGCCAAATGTTCGTGAGGTCCTCTATTCAatccttttccttcttcttgttgCTGGATATATCGTTCGTACACATCTTCTCTTTGTTTCCCGAGCCTATAGTGAGTTACAGACAGAGTTCGAAAAGATCAAATCTTTGATGATTCCATCATACATGATTGAGTTGCGAAAACTTCTGGATAGGTATCCTACATCTGAACAGAATTCTTTCTGGTTAAAGAATCTTTTTCTAGTTGCTCTGGAACAATTAGGAGATTGTCTAGAAGAAATACGGGGTTCTGGCGGCAACATGCTATGGGGTGGTGATCCCGCTTATGGGGTCAAATCAATACGTTCTAAGAAgacagatttgaaaataaacttCATCGATATCATCGATCTCATAAGTATCATACCAAATCCCATCAATCGAATCACTTTTTCGAGAAATACGAGACATCTAAGTCATACAAGTAAAGACATCTATTCattgataagaaaaagaaaaaacgtgaGCGGTGATtggattgatgataaaatagaaTCCTGGGTCGCGAACAGTGATTCGATTGATGATAAAGAAAGAGAATTCTTGGTTCAGTTCTCCACCTTAAGGGCAGAAAAAAGGATTGATCAAATTCTATTGAGTCTGACTCATAGTGATCATTTATCAAAGAATGACTCTGGTTATCAAATGATTGAACAACCGGGAACAATTTACTTACGATACTTAGTTGACATTCATAAAAAGTATCTAATGAATTATGAGTTCAATACATCCTGTTTAGCAGAAAGACGGATATTCCTTGCTCATTATCAGacaatcacttattcacaaacTTCGTGTGGGGCTAATAGTTTTCATTTCCCGTCTCATGGAAAACCCTTTTCGCTCCGCTTAGCCCTATCCCCCTCTAGGAGTATTTTAGTGATAGGTTCTATAGGAACCGGACGATCCTATTTGGTCAAATACCTAGCGACAAACTCCTATGTTCCTTTCATTACAGTATGTCTGAACAAGTTCCTGGATAACAAGCCGAAAGGTTTTTTTCTTGATGATATCGATATTGATGATAGTGACGATATTGATGCTAGTAACGATATTGATCGTGAACTTGATACGGAGCTGGAGCTTCTAACTATGATGAATGCGCTAActatggatatgatgtcggAAATAGACCGATTTTATATCACCCTTCAATTCGAATTAGCAAAAGCAATGTCTCCTTGCATAATATGGATTCCAAACATTCATGATCTTGATGTGAATGAGTCGAATTACTTAGCCCTCGGTCTCTTGGTGAACTCTCTCTCCAGGGATTGTGAAAGATGTTCGACTAGAAATAGTCTTGTTATTGCTTCGACTCATATTCCCCAAAAAGTGGATCCCGCTCTAATAGCcccgaataaattaaatacatgcaTTAAAATAAGAAGGCTTCTTATTCCACAACAACGAAAGCACTTTTTCACTCTTTCCTATACTAGGGGATTTCACTTGGAAAAGAAAATGTTCCATACTAATGGATTCGAGTCCATAACCATGGGTTCCAGTGCACGAGATCTTGTAGCACTTACCAATGAGGCCTTATCAATTAGTATTACACAGAAGAAATCAATTATAGACACTAATACAATTAGATCTGCTCTTCATAGACAAACTTGGGATTTGCGATCCCAGGTAAGATCGGTTCAGGATCATGGGATCCTTTTCTATCAGATAGGAAGGGTTGTTGCACAAAATGTACTTATAAGTAATTGCCCCATAGAtcctatatctatctatatgaaGAAGAAATCATGTAACGAAGGGGATTCTTATTTGTACAAATGGTACTTCGAACTTGGAACGAGCATGAAGAAATTCACGATACTTCTTTATCTTTTGAGTTGTTCTGCCGGATCGGTCGCTCAAGACCTTTGGTCTCTACCCGGACccgatgaaaaaaataggatCACTTCTTATGGATTCATTGAGAATGATTCGTCATGTCATATAGGCCCGAGTCGGACATCTAATTGCTTAGATTTGAATTATCCTTATCCGGAGGatgccttatatatatattaatattatatcaaaaagatGGACAATCAAACCTATTTCTCGATTCAATAGAAGTCCAACCAAAGAGGTGAATAGGGTCCCAAATAACGAGAGATATGTAAAAAGTAGGTCAGATTTCGCCTATTCCTAATCCTAAATGGAATGTAACGACGTAGGGATCCCTATGTAAACATAGTATCTATTTAGATACGCTCGAATGACCCCTTCTCATAATGAGAATGTATATAACCTTATTCCGGTCTGGTCCGGTATGGAATGAACTTATAATCATGGAATCGACTCGATCATCAGATTATAGATTATAAGTTCATAACCTTAGTCCATTCCCATTTTGGGCGGAACCGATCTACTAATTCTTTGATTCCAGTTAGTAAGAGGGATCTTGAACTAAGAAATAGATTCTAGAAGCTAAAAAGGGTATCCTGAGCAATCGCAATAATCGGGTTCATTGATATTCCTGGTATAGTAGATGCTATCACACATACAATCATACTCAATTCGATGGAATTGGTTGATCTTAAAGGGGATATTCTATAATTTCGCACGTGAGGGGTTATTTCTTGGTTTCGTCCAGTCATTAATAACttgattatttttagataatagtaGATAGAAAGAACGCTCGTAAGGAGTCCTATTGAAACCAAGAAATATAGGCCTGCCCGCCATCCACACCAGAATAAATggagttttccaaaaaaaccTGCTAGTGGAGGAAGACCTCCTAGGGATAAGAGACATAGAGCTAAAGAGAGAGCCAAAAAGGATCTTTTGTGTATAATCCTGCATAATCTCGAATGTTATCAGTTCCGGTACGtagaccaaataatataatg
Above is a window of Brassica napus cultivar Da-Ae unplaced genomic scaffold, Da-Ae ScsIHWf_3147;HRSCAF=3966, whole genome shotgun sequence DNA encoding:
- the LOC125603309 gene encoding protein Ycf2-like, coding for MKGHQFKSWIFELREIVREIKNSHYFLDSWTQINSVGSFIHIFFHQERFRKLLDPRIFSILLLRNSQGSTSNRYFTIKGVVLFVVAALLYRINNRNMVESKNLYLKGLLPIPMNSIGPRNDTSEESFGSSNINRLIVSLLYFTKGKKISESCFRDPKESTRVLPITKKCIMPESNWSSRWWRNWIGKKRDFCCKISNETVAGIDISFKEKDIKYLEFLFVYYMDDPIRKGHDWELFDRLSPNKRRNIINLNSGQLFEILVKDWICYLMFAFREKIPIEVEGFFKQQGAGSTIQSNDIEHVSHLFSRNKRAISLQNCAQFHMWQFHQDLFVSWGKNPHESDFLRKISRENWIWLDNVWLVNKDRFFSKVRNVSSNIQYDSTRSSFVQVTDSSQLNGSSDQFIDPFDSISNEDSEYHYHTLINQREIQQLKERSILWDPSFIQTEGREIESDRFPKYLSGYSSMPRLFTEREKRMNNHLLPEESEEFFWNSTRAIRSFFSDRWSELHLGSNPTERSTRDQKLLKKEQDVSFVPSRRSENKEIVNIFKIITYLQNTVSIHPISSDLGCDTVPKDELDMDSSNKISFLNKNPFFYLFHLFHERKRGGYTLRHDFESEERFQEMADLFTLSITEPDLVYHKGFAFSIDSYGLDQRQFLKEVFNSRDELKKKSLLVLPPIFYEENESFYRRIRKNWVRISCGNFFEDPKPKEWYLLATT